cattaagaattcgtaaaaaaataaaaataaaaaaactattcaaCTGCTGATACTAGTTTTCGGGTCGACTGGTCAATGTCCTTCACTAGATTAGTACTCCGATTGATTCATGATCCAACTTGTCAATCTAAATTAATTCAAACTACGGTTTACCCCAATTGACCAAATTTTGTGGTGCAAACAACCTTGTTATTTACTCAAGTATAATacttttcttcattattttatttggttaaaatatactataagtccttatacttttcacaaatataaagtttagtccctaaacttttatttttaagaatttaagcTTATTTAACGGTAGTAACAATTGAAAAGTAGAGGaactaaattcataaaaataaaagtttaaggactaaaatccAAATTTATGAAGAATACAGGggcttataacatattttaaccaaataaaataatgaaGGAAAGAATTATATACTCCGCTAAATAATGAAGAACAGAAGGAGAACATGCTTAAAAAGTTTTAGCTTATATATTGCGAGCGAGAGAATGGAATAAGCTGAGAGCGCAGCCACTTTACTGTATTTCTGTTCTAAGTTTCAACTGTTGAGTTGAaatcttaaatttctttttaataaacaaattatttttaaagatgtCGGAGGGGTCGATCTCTATAGAGTACGCTATGGAGAAGGCATCGGGACCTCACTTCTCCGGCTTCCGTACTCCGACCGCCACCTCTGTCTCCTCCACCACCTTTTCCGACGCCAATGTTCCTCGTCAGCCCTTCGTCATTGGTATTCCTCACTTCACTTCACTTCACTTTAAAAAAGAGTGTTTTTTTGGAGAAACTGAGTAAATCTGCTATAATTTTGCTTCAtatcttaaaattaaatgaaaaatttctattgatattcataaaaatatgcaaaatttgacATTTCTTGTGTAAATAAGCAGGGGTTTCAGGAGGTACGGCTTCTGGTAAAACGACAGTCTGTGACATGATTATCCAACGGCTTCACGATCACCGCGTTGTTCTTGTAAATCAGGTTTAAACTCAAGTTTTTTTTTCCCCAAGTTACCTGAAATTTATTGAACTATTGGCTCACATTTGTTTCTTTTCTATAAATGTAGGATTCCTTTTACCGTGGTTTAAACTCAGAAGAGTTAAAACGAGTTCACGAGTATAATTTTGATCATCCTGGTACATTAATTTGATGTTGTTTGCTGATTTtgttgtctttttattattttgaatggcATTGTTTTTGATTGTGcatgtctttttcttttttgtatagaTGCTTTTGATACTGAACAGCTTTTGGAGTGTATTAAGAAGCTTAAAATTGGGCACTCGGTTCAAGTCCCAGTTTATGATTTTAAGCTTCATCGTCGGTCTTCTGATAGTTTTCGGCAGGTAATTAGTTCGGTTTTTGTTTAACTTTCTTTAATAATTCTGGAAGGAGCTCCGTTGGTTCAGTTAAGAACTAATAACCATTGTTTTGGGCACGTggattatattttttctttttccttttacaaaatatctatatgaattcaTTGATGGTAATCCAATAGTTGTCATTTGGCAAGGTTTTTATAATTTGTCTGTATTCAATACATTGTTAGGTGAATGCTTCTGATGTCATAATTTTGGAAGGAATTCTTGTTTTCCATGACCAGCGTGTGAGGAACCTAATGAATATGAAGATTTTTGTCGATGCAGGTTTGTCTTCTTTTATCTAGTTGCTTACCATCATGGCATCTTTGATGATTGATTTAGACATTGGTACTTTTGCACACCTTTTCTTTACTTAAAATGTATTATCATGCACAGCTGTCAAGGTTAAACAACCCGTAGCCATTACCAACCACCAAAAACAAAATTCATGGCTGAGTTTCAATAACATGAAATGTAAGATTGATAGAAactaaattatgattaaatgcaTATCTAGAAAAAGGTACTGATCTGGAAAGCCATTTATAACAGGCTTAAAGTCAACCTGTGTAATGACTACTCACTACAGACTGCTTTAAGTTTTAAATAGCCTATGGTCAGCCAGCCAGCAGAAGAGGAATTATTAACAATGGTTGTTTTCTGAAAACCAGCTGAatcaattttacaaattttacttTTGGGTTCTCCGATCCCCAGGGATTGTCACCACAAATTACTCTTAAGAACATTATGGCCGGCTGCACTTAGTTGAATGAGTTTGAATGCGTTTGTGTGTCGGTTGAGCTTGTATTTTCGATGATGCATatgtttttgttttccttttaccCCCCCCTCTAAGCTGGTATTCTTCATTCTTGCTTTCTTGGGTTGTAATGGTCACTATTTTATTTGGCAATGTATTGTAGATGCTGATGTGAGGCTTGCTCGTAGAATAAGACGAGATACAGTTGAGAGGGGTAGGGATGTAAATTCTGTTCTTGAACAAGTAAGCCTATCTATAGCATAATTTGCTTTGTAAGTTAATACTTTGAAAAGTATTCCTGAACGAGAATAGATCCGTGGGGTTAGATTCATACTTGCCAAGACATGCAACATAGTTTAATTTTACTTGTCTTGTAATTGGTGTCATGCTATAACCAGACAACCTTACATTTAGTTCTTTCAAACTTCAATAATTATGTCGCAACATTGTGTTGTTTCTGCAGTATGCAAAGTTTGTCAAGCCTGcatttgatgattttgtgttgCCATCGAAGAAGTATGCTGATGTCATTATCCCTCGAGGAGGCGAAAATCATGTTGCCATTGATTTGATTGTGCAACATATCCGCACTAAGCTCGGTCAGCATGATCTCTGCAAAATATATCCCAATGTATATGTAATTCAGTCAACATTTCAGGTATGTATCAGGGAGTCGTGGTTTATCTCTAtcttatttcttttataaattgTTTCATCATGTAGGGTAACTCATATCTGTCATTAACTACCATTGCTCATTACTAGCAAGCATGGAACTCTTCATCTGTGTTTTATTCATGTCCAGCTCTTTCATATTACCCTTAAATATTTATGTCAATTGTGAGTTCGCCTTGATGATGGAAAGTTGCCACATTATTTTGTAGCTAGGTATTGAAGATTGGCATAACTGGGtggtttttattttcttagacaaactaaaagattaaaataagaaatttcTGTGTAGAACATATTAAATGCATCTCCCTCAAGTATAGTTTCTTTCCTCATTAGACATACGATATCACTTGTACTCTTAGATTTATTCCTAGTTTAATACGTAATTTATTTCTAGCTTTTatgtctattttttttctttgttatttcatatgtaaTATTTATGGTGCAGATTAGAGGAATGCATACTCTGATTAGAGACCGGGACATTTCTAAACATGATTTTGTCTTCTATTCTGATCGGCTTATTCGTCTGGTACTTTTATATCCCATgtgtaaactttttttttttccctgtgtgtttaatatgaaaattttaattgtttgttGAATTTGATTTAGGTGGTAGAGCATGGTCTTGGACATCTGCCGTTCACTGAGAAGCAAGTAGTAACACCGACAGGTATTTTTAATCATATATCAACGTCGGTTTTTCTCATTTATGGAAACTTCTAGTTCTTTCTGAGCATGTACAATTGGGAGATTTCCAACAAGAATGATGGAATTCTGTTCATCTTAAGATGTCTGATCATGGAAACAATTAATACTTTACTTACCTTTGAAACTTGTTGCTATTTCTTTTCAGCAACGGTATATACTGGGGTTGATTTTTGCAAAAAGTTGTGCGGCGTTTCCATTGTCCGAAGGTGAGCTTTCAATCAGGTATTGGGTTGGTCCGTTTGTTATTTTACATTGGTGAAAGCATGTTGAATATTCTTAAACAGTGGTGAAAGCATGGAAAACGCATTACGTGCATGTTGCAAAGGaataaaaattggaaaaattttgattcaTCGTGAGGGAGATGATGGGAAACAGGTTAGTAGTGTTTTTGGGATCTTCAAGCCATTAGGTTTTACATATAATTAACTCTTAGCCATAATCTGCTTTCTTGAATATTCTTAGCTTATATATGAGAAGCTTCCGACGGATATTTCAGAACGCCATGTTCTTCTTCTCGATCCAGTTCTTGCTACAGGTAAGCTTGTTACTCGATCCATTCCTCACATCTGTTGCCACTGTACTGTTGCAAGACTAGgctaaagaaaataaaagctgTTTTATAAGCTTTTCCACATCTTTTTTCTCCTTTGGTTAATGAATCGGTTTGAGTGGAAAGAATTAGTCGAGAGAAATTATAAATTAGCAAATTCTTCTGGCTGTCAAATTTTGGAATATTGTCATCGGTTTcgatatatttaaaatatttcctAGAACACATTTGATGTCAGTTCAGGTTCCGGTCCTCAGAAATGCATAGATTTATTCTACTTATTCATTTAATTGACTGATTAATGCTTTCCAATGGGAAACCATTTCAATGACTCTTCTTGCAGGGAACTCGGCTAACCAAGCCATCGAACTACTCATACAAAAAGGAGTTCCACAATCTCACATTATATTCCTAAACCTCATCTCCGTGAGTTTATGTTGTTGGCTGCAGATTCATCAGCCACCAGATTGCAACCTTTCCTTTCGTATTTCTTTTACCTCTTTTCCTACATACTGATCCCAATCCTAAAACCGCAGGCACCTGAAGGAATCCATTGTGTTTGCAAACGTTACCCCTCACTGAAAATCGTTACTTCAGAAATTGATGTTGCACTAAATGAGGAATTTCGTGTCATACCAGGCATGGGTGAGTTTGGTGATCGTTACTTCGGCACCGATGACTGATTCACCATGGTAAATTGCAACCGGTTACCAGACAACAGGTTGCTTGAACAAGTAATATTCTAaaacatatacatgtgagattagCTTACCCTTTATATACAAGCTACCGACTAGGATCATCAGACTTCATCAAAAGGCGATTCTgagatcttttattttgttttcatgtTACCCTAATTGCTCCATTTTTGAGCTTACGGATGGAAGAATACTTGAACAAAGTCGAGTCACTAGGAGTTTGTTTAAAAACTGTAAAACCACATAAGTACATATCATATGCAGCAACTTTAAGACAATTAATTCCTGCTAATTGTTGTTATTTTGAGTGATAAATTTGATGGGGGCATTAGTTTCAGATCTCCTtcatatttctaccataaaaaaatGGTCTCGACCCGAAATATTTTAAATTAGgccgagttttttttttttttgttataagcAAGCAATTATATTAAAACGAGAGATGCTTACGAATGCAAGTTTAATATGAAAGAATGCATGATTTTCTTGCATCGGTGTAAAAAGATTATACTACAAAACTGAGAAGAAAAGTGAACAAAAATAAATGGAGATGTGTGGCTCAAATTCCATAAAATCTgctattactaatttttttctgtttcataataatatcatttattaattatttatgtttttgctGCACTTTGTGGGTTGCCAAATGAGGAAACACAGTCAAAATGTTGTATGCCCTTAAGTCTTGCCTTGTCAAGATCCCAACTACAGCAGGCACCTGTATATGAACCATATAGCAAATTTGTTACAAAAATGGCGCAATAAGCTGATTTTTATAAGGTTGGTAAACGTAAACTCACCCCTGCTCCTTGATATTTCGGCACGATAAGCATATGCCGGAGTCCGACTTGCCTGAATAAAACCATGGCTTTAGCCACTGACATGCTTTCCACTACTGTGTAAGGTGTCGTGTTGGTGAGGGGATGCAAATCCATATACATTTCCATTTCGTCATGTGCCACGGCGACCTGTTCGATTTTTAGTTCCCTTTCGGATAATTCGACCCAGTTGAATTTCTTTTGAACTTCCCAATCATCGGTTCGTCGTTTCTCGGCTAGGAACCATTTTTTCTTCAAGGCTTGAACCAAGTGAGCTCTAAGGATCAGTCCATGCAATTCTGTTGCACCAGTGATCACAGTGCCTGGCACCGGCACATCTTGATCAACAATGGGGAATGCGTTATGCGTAGTGTTTTTCAGTACATCAACGATCCGAGAGACTTTCTCGACCCCGGAAAGAGTGACCGCAGGTGACTTGGCATTTGCGAGTTCACCAACGGTGAGATTTCTCATCCACGGTTCAGGATTTGCATCCAAGAAAGGAAGACCTTTAAGTTCAAGTATAATCTCGTAGATGCTAGGATTAAAACTGTCACCGACGGTTTTCGCAATGAGAAGGACTATCATTGTTATCGGTAACAAAAGAAGGTTATTTGTAAGCTCAAGGAAGATCACACAAACCGATACGGTCATTCTCATCGAGCCAGCCATCAAAGAGGCTGCACCGAGGACAGCATAAAGCCCTTGATCTAAGTTCGTATATGATCCTAAAAGCATACTAAGAAGTCGACCGTAACCCGAGCCCATTAGGATGATAGGGAGGAAGAGACCCGAAGGAACTGCAATGCCGAAAGTAATGAGTCCCAAGATACAATAAAGTGCGAAAAAGATCAAGATTGAGGTATATTGGAATTCAGAAGGAGTGTTGCTCGAGAAAATGTTTCGAACGGCATCGTCATTCGTTGTTAAGAGAAGGGTAGCTAGATCATTGTAGTAGCCATCCGGACAGTTGAACTGCTTGAAGTTCCCAGACCGATCATTCGTAGGACAAACCTCCGGAAAAGAGGGATCACAAGCTTTGCATTGGGCTAAAAACGGGAGACAATATTGGCAAACCGAAGTAAAGAGAGACACACTGAGGGCTAGAAGTAGTTTATGCAACTTCCCTTTCCTacaacaaacaaaaagaaaatgtcaTTACGAACCGAGAAGCAAGTTAGGATTATCGATTTCGGATTTACGTGCGAACTTACTGGTTAATGAGATTGTAAATCCGAAGGATCTTATGCAAAAGATGATTATACAAGCTTCCTAAAAGCCCACCAATGATTCCAATGATTATCACAGGGATTATATCCATAGCTTGGTAGCTGACTTTAACATCACTAACATCGAATATGATTAACCCTCCGGTCCCGAAGAGGCCGCAGTTCCCGGAGTTGCAGATTTCAATGAATGTTCTAAGCACCACCACTACAACTGCTGTACTAAAGAAAGTTCTCCACAAAAGGGCACTCCTCCACCATGTCGCAACCTCTTCGAGAGCAAATAAAACACCTCCCACTGGAGAACGGAAAGCTGCACAAACACCCGAGGAACAACCGGCGGTGATAATATCTCTACGGTCACGATCGTTGTTGAAGTAACGAAGCCAACGCCACTTAAGACGGTAATTATCAGGCCCTCCTTGTCCCAATAATGAAGCAATGCAACTCCCAATGTGTACCAAAGGCCCTTCTTTCCCAAGATCTAGACCAGCAGAAACTGCTCCAATGCTACCAACAATCTACAAGTTTGGAAAAAAGAAAATCACCATGCAAATCTTTTTATCATTCATTCAGGGACTCTTTAGGATTTATGTTCGGGGTTGTGGATGCATCTCCTAATAATGTTCTGTTGAAAGttcaaaaatttaataataagctaaacaaaatgaaaattaataacCCTGTCAATCTTGAAAGTGTGcatcaattgtatataattttgattggtataataacaaatttagccattgatatttacattttttgttaatttgatcttggttctaaaaaaataacaaattttgcctcaacatttacatatttatagactaaatttgttaaatcatgaccaaattaatagaatgtgtaaattatgcaatcgaaattaattattataccaatcaaaataaaaaaaattaacttttaaaattgatagagattaaattattttaatttttttagaagaaCCAATTTACTCAGATATTAAAATTGAGAACAACAAAGAGTTATTTTTAACTATGATTAAACCTATTACTTTTCAAAGCAAATTCTTGGTGGAGTACAAAAAAATGAAGAGCCCAAAAATCAGACCTTGACAAGCAATGTTGTAGCACCAAACATGTCAGGAGTGTCAACTCCATTAAGATAAGCCTTGATTTCAGGGATACCAGGACCAGCTGCAGTTGGGgcaaaacacacacacaaaactGCAGCAACCAAGGTCAACACAAAATTCACACCAGTGAAAAACACCAACCCTGATAAATACCTGCAAATCATCTATCCGTTTCAGGTTCTCTTCAAATACAATCCAATTGATGTGGGTTAATTACGGTGGAAGTCCTTACCTTTCCTCTTTGATGAAACCAACAATGGCAAGAAACTTGTAACCAGCAATGTTTTCAATAGCAAGATTGATAAGAGTGGCAATTAATCCTGTTAACAATCCAACAAGGAAAGCTAGAGTCCATTTCAAGAATATGTATTGAAGGACTTGAACTTTGGATCTGCTTCTCCAATCATGCTTGAAAAGATCATTCTCGTTTATCCTGCATGCATCAATAACACATGGATAAACTATATCATATGCAAACAAAGATCAAATGGAGATGATTACTTACTCATAATCCAAGCTTTCAATATGGGAGACAGTGGCTCCAACCAAGGCTAATGGATTGCTAGAAAGGGTTCTGTTTCTCTTCAAAAGTGGTTCACTTAGAGAAGAATTACTTTCAGGGTCTCTTTCTTCTACTTCAGCTTCAGCTTTCATGGTGTTGGGAGTTTCTGGTTTTGAGAAATGATTTGAATCATCCTCCATTGTTAACAACTTGGAAAAGCAATGAAATTAATGGAGaatttgtattttttcttttggTATGGACAATTGGAAATGGATGGAGTAAGGCTTCTTAATCTTCAAGTACACTTGTTGGGATTTTAAAATAATGGAAGAAATGGCTATTACTTCATCATGCACCTCTACATCTGTCTTTCTTTTAACTATTATCTAACAGTATTTGGgataaaaaattagataaattacaTCAAAGAATAAATTGGTCTTTTCTGTTAAGGTATGTTAGTATTTTTTTCGGTGGGATCAAATTATATAATTTGTTTGAATAATCTTGATCATATTTGCTCTGTTTGACACAATGCCTAAAATTATATATAGTCcctcccaacccataaataggagaataatgtgcTTCAGCGCATTCGAATCTATGTCCtcttacattgacaataatatccATGACAATCGAGTTAAGTCTTTTAAATCTCAAATCTTATAACAAATCTAGGAAAACCATTAAACTAtgaattcataatatttttatatttgtagtAAATatcaaaggtaaaaaaaaaaaaggaaaaggaaaaagaaagggttGTTTTTGTATTAGCATGTGGtccaaatgaaataaatgtgtgGAAAATAATTAGAATACTTGGACTTTAGGCCATAAATGATTGAACCACTCTCCAAGGGACCAGTAGGGgataattacaaataatataaaataaaaagggatatGGATCAAGTTTTAATCCTCTCATTTTCATTGCTTTCACATCTTTCTCAATGGTTGCTTTTATAAATTGAATCcacatactttttatttttattattatttatttagtgatttttattttctgaaatatatatttttattaataattcaatcaatttatttttttaaaaatatattacgtGATATATacacctttaatttttttaaatagaaaaaaataaaaaatagaaaaatgtataaataatcataatttttgaaaaataaatcatgaTAAAAAAATTGCCAGGAATCTTTGTccaaaatagaaatcaaaagtAGACAATTGGGGTATTAGAATCAAACTTGCAATCATTTTTTAGTGTTGCCACTTGGTTTTTCTTAAGATTTGAGGACtaattattatgttaatatttattctcatttaaattttggtatttgggGTATCCAATTAAATTATCTCAAAATAGATTCCgattatatctattttttgacataatgtctaaaattacttataattccTTCTCATtctataaataagaggataatgcacttcaacgtACTCAAACCTGTATTCTTCTACGTTGGCTCAATCTACTAGAATCAAATTATTATTCAACATGtagaaaaattgaaatattattgaAAAGAAACTCGAACTTTGTCGTATTTCTCGTAATTCATcgatttatattaaattaaaatttgagatGGTGCATGTGAGGTCTTCCTAATGAAACTTTATGAGTTATGCAAAAGGCAAATGACATAGTTAAATGGTGTTTTTAAACgcctttcattttcaacaaataTTATGTAAATTTCATTCTTATCTCAAATTTATGATtggattaaataaaatgaaattataggtAAAATGGTTGCATATTACATAAAATTTGGCCCTACATTTCATCAACTTGGACCCATATTTGGATCCACCATACACAAAAAGGTACACTTTTATGTATTAGAAAATTGTTAAAAGGGTAATTAGTGATGTTGATTAACCTTATTTAATTCAACaagaataatattttattaaaataatcatcaATTTAAGAACTACTTGCAGATATTTCTATCAACTCGGATATTTGTTGTaatctattttataaaaaaaaatgttttacttaattaatatatttaaatttattttaatgtcttttATCCAATTGGGCTTTATGGGCTTTCTAAATTAATCGTGGGCAATAATTTAACTgagtttataaattaaaaaaaaaaaatccccatTTGGATTCTTTCACccatttgtgtttttatttaaaaaaaaaaattaggttctTCGATGGCAGATAAGCACCAACCTCAAAGACCAGTTGCTATTCGAAACGTGTAATGATCTAAATGGAAAGATTATAAAAATCAACGATGGATGAACATCCGACCCTTAAGGCAATGGGAAGGCCCTTCTT
The Gossypium hirsutum isolate 1008001.06 chromosome A07, Gossypium_hirsutum_v2.1, whole genome shotgun sequence genome window above contains:
- the LOC107926512 gene encoding chloride channel protein CLC-b, encoding MEDDSNHFSKPETPNTMKAEAEVEERDPESNSSLSEPLLKRNRTLSSNPLALVGATVSHIESLDYEINENDLFKHDWRSRSKVQVLQYIFLKWTLAFLVGLLTGLIATLINLAIENIAGYKFLAIVGFIKEERYLSGLVFFTGVNFVLTLVAAVLCVCFAPTAAGPGIPEIKAYLNGVDTPDMFGATTLLVKIVGSIGAVSAGLDLGKEGPLVHIGSCIASLLGQGGPDNYRLKWRWLRYFNNDRDRRDIITAGCSSGVCAAFRSPVGGVLFALEEVATWWRSALLWRTFFSTAVVVVVLRTFIEICNSGNCGLFGTGGLIIFDVSDVKVSYQAMDIIPVIIIGIIGGLLGSLYNHLLHKILRIYNLINQKGKLHKLLLALSVSLFTSVCQYCLPFLAQCKACDPSFPEVCPTNDRSGNFKQFNCPDGYYNDLATLLLTTNDDAVRNIFSSNTPSEFQYTSILIFFALYCILGLITFGIAVPSGLFLPIILMGSGYGRLLSMLLGSYTNLDQGLYAVLGAASLMAGSMRMTVSVCVIFLELTNNLLLLPITMIVLLIAKTVGDSFNPSIYEIILELKGLPFLDANPEPWMRNLTVGELANAKSPAVTLSGVEKVSRIVDVLKNTTHNAFPIVDQDVPVPGTVITGATELHGLILRAHLVQALKKKWFLAEKRRTDDWEVQKKFNWVELSERELKIEQVAVAHDEMEMYMDLHPLTNTTPYTVVESMSVAKAMVLFRQVGLRHMLIVPKYQGAGVPAVVGILTRQDLRAYNILTVFPHLATHKVQQKHK
- the LOC107926513 gene encoding uridine kinase-like protein 1, chloroplastic; the protein is MSEGSISIEYAMEKASGPHFSGFRTPTATSVSSTTFSDANVPRQPFVIGVSGGTASGKTTVCDMIIQRLHDHRVVLVNQDSFYRGLNSEELKRVHEYNFDHPDAFDTEQLLECIKKLKIGHSVQVPVYDFKLHRRSSDSFRQVNASDVIILEGILVFHDQRVRNLMNMKIFVDADADVRLARRIRRDTVERGRDVNSVLEQYAKFVKPAFDDFVLPSKKYADVIIPRGGENHVAIDLIVQHIRTKLGQHDLCKIYPNVYVIQSTFQIRGMHTLIRDRDISKHDFVFYSDRLIRLVVEHGLGHLPFTEKQVVTPTATVYTGVDFCKKLCGVSIVRSGESMENALRACCKGIKIGKILIHREGDDGKQLIYEKLPTDISERHVLLLDPVLATGNSANQAIELLIQKGVPQSHIIFLNLISAPEGIHCVCKRYPSLKIVTSEIDVALNEEFRVIPGMGEFGDRYFGTDD